GTCGGGCAGCGCGTCAGCGCTTGCCGCGGACGATCTCCTCCTGGTTGACCTCGGACTTGTCGGCGGCCTCGTGCGACTCGCTGCCCGGCTCGACCAGCGAGTGGCCCTCGTCGGCGCGGAACTCGCGCTTGAACTTGTCGACCTCGGAGTCGAGGGTCGCCAGGGTGTCGTCGTCGAGGACGTTCGTCTCGCGCAGCGTCGAGAGCACCTCGGTGTTGCGACCGAGGTGGTCGAGCAGCTCGCGCTCGAAGCGCAGCACGTCCTCGACGGGCACGTCGTCGAGCTTGCCGTTGGTGCCGGCCCAGATCGAGACGACCTGCTCCTCCACCGGGTACGGCGAGTACTGCGGCTGCTTGAGCAGCTCGGTCAGGCGCGCGCCGCGGGCGAGCTGACGACGGCTGGCCGCGTCGAGGTCGGACGCGAACATCGCGAACGCCTCGAGCGAGCGGTACTGGGCCAGCTCGAGCTTCAGCGTTCCCGAGACCTTCTTGATCGACTTGACCTGGGCGTCGCCGCCGACTCGCGAGACCGAGATGCCGACGTCGACCGCGGGACGCTGGTTGGCGTTGAACAGGTCGGACTGGAGGAAGATCTGGCCGTCGGTGATCGAGATCACGTTGGTCGGGATGTACGCCGAGACGTCGTTCGCCTTGGTCTCGATGATCGGCAGGCCGGTCATCGAGCCCGCACCGAGCTCGTCGGAGAGCTTCGCGCAACGCTCGAGGAGGCGCGAGTGCAGGTAGAAGACGTCACCGGGGTACGCCTCGCGGCCCGGCGGGCGGCGCAGCAGCAGCGACACGGCGCGGTAGGCCTCGGCCTGCTTCGACAGGTCGTCGAAGATGATGAGCACGTGCTTGCCGCCGTACATCCAGTGCTGGCCGATGGCCGAGCCGGTGTAGGGGGCGAGGTACTTGAAGCCGGCGGGGTCGGAGGCCGGGGCGGCGACGATGGTGGTGTACTCCATCGCGCCCGCGTCCTCCAGGGCGCCCTTCACCGAGGCGATGGTCGAGCCCTTCTGGCCGATCGCGACGTAGATGCAGCGGACCTGCTTGGTCGGGTCGCCCGACTCCCAGTTCGCCTTCTGGTTGATGATCGTGTCGATCGCGATCGCGGTCTTGCCGGTCTGGCGGTCGCCGATGATCAGCTGGCGCTGGCCGCGGCCGATCGGGATCATGGCGTCGATGGCCTTGATGCCGGTCTGCATGGGCTCGTGCACGCTCTTGCGCTGCATGACGCCGGGCGCCTGGAGCTCGAGTGCGCGGCGGCCCTCGGTGGCGATGTCGCCGAGGCCGTCGATGGGCGCGCCGAGCGGGTCGACCACGCGGCCGAGGTAGCCGTCGCCGACCGGCACCGAGAGGACCTCGCCGGTGCGGGTCACCTCCATGCCCTCCTCGATGCCGCCGAACTCGCCGAGCACGACGACGCCGATCTCGTCCTCGTCGAGGTTCAGCGCGAGGCCGAGCGTGCCGTCGGCGAAGCGCAGGAGCTCGTTCGCCATGGCCGAGGGCAGGCCCTCGACGTGGGCGATGCCGTCCGCGGCATCCGTGACGTAGCCGACCTCGGTCTTCTCGCCCGAGCTCGGCTCGTACGACGAGACGAACTCGGTGAGAGCCGAACGGATCTCATCTGGGCTGATGGTGAGTTCTGCCATTTGTCTGTTCCTTCTTCTGCACCGGGTCGGTGCCGGTGGGACGCTGTCGGGCCTGTGGTCGGCCGGGGTGGGGCCGGCCTCAGCCGGCGAGCTTCTGCCTCAGGTCGGTGAGGCGGGCGGACACGCTGCCGTCGATGACGTCGTCACCGATCTGGATGCGGAGTCCGCCGACGAGGGACGGGTCGATCACGAGGTTGAACCGCACGTCGCGACCGTACTGGCCGGCGAGCTGGCGCTCGAGCCGCTGCAACTGTGCTGCGGTGAGCGGACCGGCCGAGGTGACGGTCGCAACGGCGTAGCCGCACTCGTCGGCCACGATCGCGGCGGCGCCGCGCAGCAGCTCGCCGATGCGACGACCGCGCGGCTGCTCGACCAGGTGGCGCACGATCGCCGCGGCCTGCGGCGACGCGTTGCCGGTGAGCAGCCGGTCGGCGAGGGCGACCTTCGCGGGGGTCGGGCTGAGCTTGCTGCCGAGCGCGAGCTCGAGGTCCGCGTTCGAGGTGACGATGCGCCCGAACTCGAAGAGCTCCGACTCGACCGCCTTCGTGCCGGCCGAGCGTGCCGCGGCGCGCAGGCCGAGCTCCTCGATGCCCTGCAGCAGGTCATCCCCGCTCGACCAGCGGCTCACGGCGATGCCGCCGAGCAGCTCGAGCGCAGTCGCGCCGATCCTGCCGCCGAACACGCCCTGCACGAGCGCGCGGGTGCGGGTCGCGTCGGCGTCGGGGTCGTTCAGCGCCGACCGCAGCTGCGCGGAGCGCCCCACGACGCGGCCGGCCGCGAACAGGTCCTCCGCGACCTGGAGGTCGACGGAGCGCTGCGCGGCGAGCGCCGCCTTGGCGGCGGCGGTCGCTTCCCTCGTGGCACTGCCCATGGGCTACTTCTTCTCCCCTGCGGCTTCCGACGCCTCGAGGTCCGCGAGGAAGCGGTCCACGAGCGCGCTGGCCTTCGCGTCGTCGGAGAGGCTCTCGCCGATCACGCCCGAGGCGAGATCGATGGCGAGGGTGCCGACGTCGCTGCGGAGCGAGACGAGTGCCGCCTGGCGCTCGGCCTCGATCTGCGCCTGCGCGGACGCGGTCACGCGCGCGGCCTCGGTGTTCGCCTGCTCCTTCGCCTCCGCGACGATCTTCTTGCCGTCCTCACGGGCGGTCTCGCGGATGCTGCCCGCCTCGGCGCGCGCCTCGGCGAGCTGGGCGGTGTACTGCTCGAGCGCGGCCTCGGCCTTGCGCTGCGCCTCGTCGGCCTTGGCGATGTTGCCCTCGATGGCCTCCGCGCGCTCGTCGAGCATCTTCTGCATGCGCGGGAGCACGTTGAACCAGAAGAAGACGAGGATGACGACGAAGCAGACGGCCGACCAGACGATGTCGTACGTCGCCGGGAGCAGCGGGTTCTGCGTCTCGGCAGACTCCTCCGCAGCCCTGACTAGTGCGTGAAGCACAGTGGCCTCCTAATTGCCGGCGGGACGGATCAGACGAAGATGAAGTACGTCGCGATGCCGATGAAGGCGAGCGCCTCGGTGAAGGCGATACCGATCCACATCAGCACCTGGAGGCGACCGGCCAGCTCGGGCTGGCGGGCGACGCCCTCGATCGTCTTGCCGACGACGATGCCGACGCCGATCGCCGGGCCGATGGCGGCCAGGCCGTAGCCGACGGTCGCGATGTTTCCGTTGATCTCGGCGAGAACGGTGGTTGCGTCCACGTTGGGGTTTCCTTTCCTAGGGTTCCGTACGGGCGGGGGCGCCCGGGGTCAGTGCTCTTCGGCGACGGCCAGCTGGATGTAGACGGCCGTCAGAAGGGCGAAGACGTAGGCCTGCAGCACGGCGACGAGGATCTCGAACAGCGTGAAGACGAAGCCGAATGCGAGCGTGCCGACACCGAACAGGGTGTACCAGCCGCCGGCGGTGAAGAAGAAGAACTGCGTCGCCGCGAAGAAGAGCACCAGCAGCAGGTGGCCGACGATCATGTTCATCATGAGTCGCAGTGTGAGCGTCACCGGGCGGATGATGAAGGTCGAGATGAGCTCGATCGGCGTGACGATGAAGTACACCGGCCACGGCACGCCCGCCGGGAAGAGCGAGTTCTTGAAGAAGTTCTTCGGGCTCTTCTTGATGCCGGCGTAGATGAACGTCACGTACGCGACGAGGGCGAGCACGAGCGGCACGCCGATGACCGAGGTTCCGGCGATGTTCAGGAACGGGATGATTCCCGTGATGTTCATGAACAGCACCATGAAGAAGATGGTGGTGAGCAGCGGCAGGAACCGGCGCCCGTCGACCTTGCCGAGCAGGTCCTCCGCGATGTTCACGCGGACGAAGTCGAGGCCCATCTCGACGACCGACTGGAAGCGGCCGGGAACCACGCGCATGCGGCGCGTGCCGAGCCAGAAGACCAGGATCAGCGCCGCGACCGCGATGAAGCGGACGAGCATGATCCGGTTGATCTCGAACGGGGTGTCCTCGAAGAGGAACCCGGGCGGGAAGAACTCTGCGATCGACGGACCGTGGAACTCGCCATCTTCGGCAGCGGTCGGAACCAGCAGGTTCACAGCGTGTACTAGCAGCGCTATCTCCTGTTTCGGGGCGTCGAGCAGGTGCTCTCGCGTCGACGAACATTCAGCGGAAACTCGACACACCTGTGGCGCATCCAGAACCGGGGGGATCGGTCAAGATCCTAGCAAGAGAACCGCGATCCGGGCGAATCCGAGACGGGCCGTTCCGAACGGATGCCTCGAACGGCACGTATCGGCGTCGCCGCCGCGCGTCAGTCGTCGGTGGGCGCCTTCGGCAGTTCGACGTCGCTCGCGTAGGGCACGCGCGAGCGCAGCACCACGATGACGTCGACCACGAGCGAGGCGATGACCCCCGCGACGATCGAGAGGAACAGCACCGTGGAGTCGAGCCACGGCTGGCCCCGCAGCAGCACGACGAGCACGATGAAGAGCACGAACTTCAGCAGCCAGCCGCCGAGCACGATGCCGAAGAAGGCGCCGACGAAGAGGTCGCTGGCGGAGAACCGGTTGGCGAGCAGGATGCTCGCGGCCGTGATGGCCATGAAGCCGATCGCGATGGCCGTGCCGAGGAGCGCGCTGGTGAGGCCGACCGCGCCCGCGAACAGCCAGCCGAGCAGGCCGCCGACGACGGCGATGGCCAGCGCGCTGACACCGCCCCACTTCAGCGCCTCCCGGAGCACCGGCCCCGAGGTCGGCTGCCTGCGGTCGGCGGGGTGCTCGGCGGGCGGTCGTGCGTCGTTCATCGGTCTCCAGTCGGATGCGTCGAAATCATACCGCCGCGCCTCCGGCGTTGTCGGTGGCCGGCTCGCCGTCGCCGGCGAGGTCGGCGCGCAGCGCCCTCCGCCGCCGGCGCGTGAGCGGCGCGAGCGTCAGCGCCGCGCAGGCGACGAAGCCGACGCCGAGGAACACGAATGCCCAGGCGCGGTCGAGGTCGGTGTAGGCCGGCAGCACGAAGCTCAGCAGGAAGCCGACCGACGCGACGCCCGTCCAGGCGTAGAGGATGAGCACGGCGTGTAGGTGCGTGTGCCCCATGTCGAGCAGCCGGTGGTGCAGGTGGCCGCGATCGGCCGAGAACGGCGACTTCCCGGCGCGCAGGCGCCGGATCACGGCCAGCGTGAAGTCGAGCAGCGGTATCACGAGCACCGCGAACGGCAGGATCACCGGGATGAACGCGGGGAACAGGTCGCCCGCGCCGATCGAGCCGGGGTTGATCTGTCCGGTCACGGCGATCGCCGAGGTGGCCATGAGCAGGCCGATCAACAGCGCGCCCGCATCGCCCATGAACAGCTTCGCGGGGTGCCAGTTGAGCGGCAGGAAGCCGGCGCAGGCGCCCACCACCAGCACGGCGAGGAGCGACGCGAGGTTGAAGTAGTTCGTCGGCGAGGTCTGCTGCACGAGCAGGTACGTGTAGACGAAGAACACGCCGTTCGCGATGAGCGCGACGCCGGCGACGAGCCCGTCGAGCCCGTCGATGAAGTTGACGGCGTTCATCACGAGCACGATCGCGAACACCGTGACCGTGGCCGACAGCCAGGACGAG
This portion of the Agromyces rhizosphaerae genome encodes:
- the atpE gene encoding ATP synthase F0 subunit C, whose amino-acid sequence is MDATTVLAEINGNIATVGYGLAAIGPAIGVGIVVGKTIEGVARQPELAGRLQVLMWIGIAFTEALAFIGIATYFIFV
- a CDS encoding F0F1 ATP synthase subunit B, which produces MLHALVRAAEESAETQNPLLPATYDIVWSAVCFVVILVFFWFNVLPRMQKMLDERAEAIEGNIAKADEAQRKAEAALEQYTAQLAEARAEAGSIRETAREDGKKIVAEAKEQANTEAARVTASAQAQIEAERQAALVSLRSDVGTLAIDLASGVIGESLSDDAKASALVDRFLADLEASEAAGEKK
- a CDS encoding MraY family glycosyltransferase, whose translation is MRAFLALALVTAVVTLLLSIVIWKLSLRYRLYPKIRERDVHTRPTPRLGGIAMFIGIVAAFGVASLVSSSIAPLAIVFADRSQILAILGAALLIVLLGVADDIWDLDWLTKLAGQFLAAGLVAWQGVSILSLPVGGVVVGSSWLSATVTVFAIVLVMNAVNFIDGLDGLVAGVALIANGVFFVYTYLLVQQTSPTNYFNLASLLAVLVVGACAGFLPLNWHPAKLFMGDAGALLIGLLMATSAIAVTGQINPGSIGAGDLFPAFIPVILPFAVLVIPLLDFTLAVIRRLRAGKSPFSADRGHLHHRLLDMGHTHLHAVLILYAWTGVASVGFLLSFVLPAYTDLDRAWAFVFLGVGFVACAALTLAPLTRRRRRALRADLAGDGEPATDNAGGAAV
- a CDS encoding F0F1 ATP synthase subunit delta, coding for MGSATREATAAAKAALAAQRSVDLQVAEDLFAAGRVVGRSAQLRSALNDPDADATRTRALVQGVFGGRIGATALELLGGIAVSRWSSGDDLLQGIEELGLRAAARSAGTKAVESELFEFGRIVTSNADLELALGSKLSPTPAKVALADRLLTGNASPQAAAIVRHLVEQPRGRRIGELLRGAAAIVADECGYAVATVTSAGPLTAAQLQRLERQLAGQYGRDVRFNLVIDPSLVGGLRIQIGDDVIDGSVSARLTDLRQKLAG
- the atpB gene encoding F0F1 ATP synthase subunit A, which produces MNLLVPTAAEDGEFHGPSIAEFFPPGFLFEDTPFEINRIMLVRFIAVAALILVFWLGTRRMRVVPGRFQSVVEMGLDFVRVNIAEDLLGKVDGRRFLPLLTTIFFMVLFMNITGIIPFLNIAGTSVIGVPLVLALVAYVTFIYAGIKKSPKNFFKNSLFPAGVPWPVYFIVTPIELISTFIIRPVTLTLRLMMNMIVGHLLLVLFFAATQFFFFTAGGWYTLFGVGTLAFGFVFTLFEILVAVLQAYVFALLTAVYIQLAVAEEH
- the atpA gene encoding F0F1 ATP synthase subunit alpha gives rise to the protein MAELTISPDEIRSALTEFVSSYEPSSGEKTEVGYVTDAADGIAHVEGLPSAMANELLRFADGTLGLALNLDEDEIGVVVLGEFGGIEEGMEVTRTGEVLSVPVGDGYLGRVVDPLGAPIDGLGDIATEGRRALELQAPGVMQRKSVHEPMQTGIKAIDAMIPIGRGQRQLIIGDRQTGKTAIAIDTIINQKANWESGDPTKQVRCIYVAIGQKGSTIASVKGALEDAGAMEYTTIVAAPASDPAGFKYLAPYTGSAIGQHWMYGGKHVLIIFDDLSKQAEAYRAVSLLLRRPPGREAYPGDVFYLHSRLLERCAKLSDELGAGSMTGLPIIETKANDVSAYIPTNVISITDGQIFLQSDLFNANQRPAVDVGISVSRVGGDAQVKSIKKVSGTLKLELAQYRSLEAFAMFASDLDAASRRQLARGARLTELLKQPQYSPYPVEEQVVSIWAGTNGKLDDVPVEDVLRFERELLDHLGRNTEVLSTLRETNVLDDDTLATLDSEVDKFKREFRADEGHSLVEPGSESHEAADKSEVNQEEIVRGKR